TCAAGGGGATCGTATACTCCGACGACCTCGACGGAGCGGCCAGATATCTGAAGGACAACTACGATGTGCCAGACGACCTCATACTGGTGGACGCGGAGAGGAACAGGATAGAGACCGCATCATGGGTCCTGGACGAGATAGCGGAGGAGCTTCCGTTCAAATGCTATATCGTGGAGGAATATCCTACCAAAGACAGACTGGAAGTCGAGAGGACCCCGCTCAACTGAGAACCAAAATCACAAGACCCTCCCGCGAGGGGAGGGTCAGGTAAGAAGTTTCTGATGTTCCATACACCTTGAGATGTTAACCGGGGGCGCCGGTCAATCCACACTGAGGCTCTGGATGTCGTGATGTCTGTTCACGATATCCCTGGCTATGCGCAGATTCTTTCCGGCTTTGCCGATCGCACGACCCTTGAGTTTGGGGTCCACCGTCACGGTGGCGTGCGTTATGTTCCCGCGCTGCTCGATAACGACCTTCTGAGGATTGTATATGTGGAACACGTTCATGACGAACTGCTGGGGATCGTCCGAGTACTCGACCACCTGGATGTTCTTCCCGGTCATGTCCTTGAGCTTTATGACGTGCTCCCCCTTCTTTCCGACCGCTATGTTACCCTGACCCTTCTCGACGACAAACACGAGCTTGTCCTCGGTGTCCATGCAGTCGACCGCATTGGTGTGGGTCAACTGCTGGAACAGGGCGAT
The nucleotide sequence above comes from Candidatus Methanomethylophilus alvi Mx1201. Encoded proteins:
- a CDS encoding NusA-like transcription termination signal-binding factor — encoded protein: MAADIVLTEDTLRYIALFQQLTHTNAVDCMDTEDKLVFVVEKGQGNIAVGKKGEHVIKLKDMTGKNIQVVEYSDDPQQFVMNVFHIYNPQKVVIEQRGNITHATVTVDPKLKGRAIGKAGKNLRIARDIVNRHHDIQSLSVD